From one Pecten maximus chromosome 8, xPecMax1.1, whole genome shotgun sequence genomic stretch:
- the LOC117332314 gene encoding mucin-3A-like, which translates to MSTYKLAGKLRALKVITELPSKSNPKLRALKVITELPSTSNPKPRALKAITDIPSKSNPKLRALKVITELPSTSIPKLRALKVITELPSTSSPKPRALKVITELPSTSNLKLRALKAITELPSTSNPKPRALKAITDIPSTSNPKPRALKAITDIPSKSNPKLRALKVITELPSTSNPKPRVLKVITELPSKSNPKLRALKVITELPSTSNPKPRALKAITDIPSKSNPKLRALKVITELPSTSIPKLRALKVITDLSSTSIPKLRALKVITELPSTSNPKPRALKVITELPSTSNLKLRALKAITELPSTSNPKPRALKAITELPSTSNPKPRALKAITDIPSKSNPKLRALKVITELPSTSNPKLRALKVITELPSKSNPKLRALRVITELPSTSIPKLRALKVITELPSTSIPKLRALKGITELPSTSIPKLRALKVITDLSSTSIPKLRALNVITELPSTSIPKLRALKVITELPSKSNPKLRALKVITELPSTSIPKLRALKVITELPSTSIPKLRAIKMITEPPSISYRSNMPNVIWN; encoded by the exons ATGAGTACATATAAACTGGCAGGGAAG CTAAGAGCCCTAAAGGTGATAACAGAACTACCTAGTAAATCAAATCCCAAACTGAGAGCCCTAAAGGTGATAACAGAACTACCTAGTACATCAAATCCCAAACCGAGAGCTCTAAAGGCGATAACAGATATACCTAGTAAATCAAATCCCAAACTGAGAGCTCTTAAGGTGATAACAGAACTACCTAGTACATCAATTCCCAAACTGAGAGCCCTAAAGGTGATAACAGAACTACCTAGTACATCAAGTCCCAAACCGAGAGCCCTAAAGGTGATAACAGAACTACCTAGTACATCAAATCTCAAACTGAGAGCCCTAAAGGCGATAACAGAACTACCTAGTACATCAAATCCCAAACCGAGAGCCCTAAAGGCGATTACAGATATACCTAGTACATCAAATCCCAAACCGAGAGCCCTAAAGGCGATTACAGATATACCTAGTAAATCAAATCCCAAACTGAGAGCCCTAAAGGTGATAACAGAGCTACCTAGTACATCAAATCCCAAACCGAGAGTTCTAAAGGTGATAACAGAACTACCTAGTAAATCAAATCCCAAACTGAGAGCCCTAAAGGTGATAACAGAACTACCTAGTACATCAAATCCCAAACCGAGAGCTCTAAAGGCGATAACAGATATACCTAGTAAATCAAATCCCAAACTGAGAGCTCTTAAGGTGATAACAGAACTACCTAGTACATCAATTCCCAAACTGAGAGCCCTAAAGGTGATAACAGACCTTTCTAGTACATCAATTCCCAAACTGAGAGCCCTAAAGGTGATAACAGAACTACCTAGTACATCAAATCCCAAACCGAGAGCCCTAAAGGTGATAACAGAACTACCTAGTACATCAAATCTCAAACTGAGAGCCCTAAAGGCGATAACAGAACTACCTAGTACATCAAATCCCAAACCGAGAGCCCTAAAGGCGATTACAGAACTACCTAGTACATCAAATCCCAAACCGAGAGCCCTAAAGGCGATTACAGATATACCTAGTAAATCAAATCCCAAACTGAGAGCCCTAAAGGTGATAACAGAGCTACCTAGTACATCAAATCCCAAACTGAGAGCTCTAAAGGTGATAACAGAACTACCTAGTAAATCAAATCCCAAACTGAGAGCCCTAAGAGTGATAACAGAGCTACCTAGTACATCAATTCCTAAGCTAAGAGCCCTAAAGGTGATAACAGAGCTACCTAGTACATCAATTCCCAAACTGAGAGCCCTAAAGGGGATAACAGAACTACCTAGTACATCAATTCCGAAACTGAGAGCCCTAAAGGTGATAACAGATCTTTCTAGTACATCAATTCCAAAACTGAGAGCCCTAAATGTGATAACAGAACTACCTAGTACATCAATTCCTAAGCTAAGAGCTCTAAAGGTAATAACAGAACTACCTAGTAAATCAAATCCCAAACTGAGAGCCCTAAAGGTGATAACAGAGCTACCTAGTACATCAATTCCTAAGCTAAGAGCCCTAAAGGTGATAACAGAGCTACCTAGTACATCAATTCCTAAGCTAAGAGCCATAAAGATGATAACAGAACCACCTAGTATATCATATCGATCGAACATGCCTAACGTCATATGGAACTAG